Proteins from one Cicer arietinum cultivar CDC Frontier isolate Library 1 chromosome 3, Cicar.CDCFrontier_v2.0, whole genome shotgun sequence genomic window:
- the LOC101512062 gene encoding probable LRR receptor-like serine/threonine-protein kinase At5g48740, with amino-acid sequence MDLRDSWTVFFLFSSFLLVAFCGQEHSFLSLSCGGTTSFNDSSNISWFPDTPYITSGKTTTINYSDGSSSTNVSARFFPRSRGRACYWIPVNNATSLILVRATFVYKNYDGLGKPPIFYVSLGTATAAKINLAKNDPWTEEFLWKINKDTLTFCLNSIPSGGSPIISLLEIRPLPKGSYTKGREHFPNKLLRMSYRIDCGHINESIRYPMDPYDRIWNGDRRFIPSHATTEFKIQNNINQSNIVEEPPASVLQNGRVLPRRKMLAYNLPLEGLGDYYIILYFAGILHVFPSFDVFINGDLVKSNYTIKKISALYVTRKEISSLNITLRSISFYPQINAFEVYSMVDIPHEASSTTVSAMQVIQQSTGLDLGWQDDPCSPFPWNHIDCEGNLVTSLDLSDINLRSISPTFGDLMDLKTLDLHNTSLAGEIQNLASLQSLQKLNLSFNQLTSFGVELENLISLQILDLQNNSLGGVVPDSLGEIEELHLLNLENNKLQGPLPQSLNKDNIDIRISGNSCLTFSATSCDDVPSNPTIEAPQLIMIPKRKHHGKNHLAIILGTVGGATLTIFLICLSAFVYNAKIRYETLHKTREETNMRNWGAEKVFTYKEIKVATSNFKEIIGRGSFGSVYLGRLPNRKAVAVKVRFDKSQLGVDSFINEIHLLSKIRHQNLVSLEGFCHESKHQILVYEYLAGGSLADHLYGANSHKTPLRWIRRLKIAIDAAKGLDYLHNGSEPRIIHRDIKCSNILLDMDLNAKVCDFGLSKQVTQTDATHVTTVVKGTAGYLDPEYYSTQQLTEKSDVYSFGVVLLELICGREPLIHSGTPDSFNLVLWAKPYLQAGAFEIVDESIQGNFDLESMKKAAFIAMKSVERDVSQRPPIAEVLAELKEAYGIQLRFLESYQNES; translated from the exons ATGGATTTAAGAGATTCTTGGACTGtcttctttctattttctaGCTTCTTGCTTGTTGCTTTCTGTGGACAAGAACATA GTTTCTTGAGTCTGTCATGTGGTGGAACAACCAGCTTCAATGATTCATCTAATATTTCATGGTTCCCAGACACACCTTACATAACCAgtggaaagacaaccaccatcaattacAGCGACGGTTCCTCATCAACAAATGTCTCGGCTCGGTTCTTCCCCCGTTCCAGAGGCCGCGCATGCTATTGGATACCTGTGAACAATGCAACTAGTTTGATTCTTGTGAGAGCAACATTTGTGTACAAAAACTATGATGGACTTGGAAAACCACCTATTTTCTATGTTTCTCTTGGTACAGCTACTGCTGCTAAGATAAATCTGGCTAAAAATGATCCATGGACAGAAGAGTTTCTCTGGAAAATCAACAAGGATACACTGACGTTCTGTTTGAATTCAATTCCAAGTGGTGGCTCTCCTATAATTTCTTTACTTGAAATTAGACCACTTCCTAAAGGATCCTACACAAAGGGCAGAGAACATTTTCCGAATAAATTACTTAGGATGAGCTATAGAATTGATTGTGGACACATCAATGAgtctataag GTACCCTATGGATCCATACGATAGAATATGGAATGGTGACAGAAGGTTCATACCTTCTCATGCtacaactgagtttaagattCAGAATAACATAAATCAATCCAATATTGTGGAGGAACCACCAGCTTCAGTTCTTCAAAATGGAAGAGTCTTGCCGCGGCGAAAAATGCTTGCATATAACCTCCCTCTTGAAGGGTTAGGGGACTACTACATCATCCTCTATTTTGCTGGAATTCTTCATGTGTTCCCTTCATTTGATGTATTCATAAATGGAGATCTTGTAAAGTCAAACTATACAATAAAGAAAATCAGTGCTTTATATGTTACAAGAAAGGAGATCAGCAGCTTGAATATAACACTAAGAAGTATCAGCTTCTACCCTCAGATCAATGCATTTGAGGTATATAGTATGGTTGATATTCCACATGAAGCTTCCTCAACCACAG TTTCAGCAATGCAAGTTATTCAGCAGTCCACTGGCTTGGATCTTGGATGGCAAGATGATCCATGCTCCCCATTCCCATGGAATCACATAGATTGTGAAGGAAACTTAGTTACATCATT GGATCTCTCAGATATCAACTTGAGATCAATTAGTCCTACATTTGGTGACTTAATGGACCTTAAAACATT GGATTTGCACAACACATCACTTGCTGGTGAAATCCAGAATTTAGCTAGCTTGCAAAGTCTTCAAAAACT GAACCTCAGTTTCAATCAGCTGACATCCTTTGGTGTAGAGCTAGAGAACTTGATTAGCCTTCAAATTTT AGACTTGCAAAATAATAGTCTAGGAGGTGTAGTTCCTGATAGCTTGGGAGAGATAGAGGAACTCCACTTATT GAATCTAGAAAACAACAAACTACAAGGTCCACTCCCGCAGTCATTGAACAAAGACAATATAGATATCAG AATATCTGGGAATTCATGCCTTACTTTTTCTGCAACCTCATGTGATGATGTACCCTCCAATCCTACAATTGAGGCACCACAATTGATTATGATTCCCAAAAGGAAGCACCATGGAAAAAACCATCTAGCAATAATACTAGGCACAGTTGGAGGAGCTACACTTACAATTTTCCTGATATGTCTTTCAGCATTTGTATACAATGCTAAAATAAGATATGAAACCTTACACAAAACTA GGGAAGAAACCAATATGAGAAACTGGGGTGCAGAAAAAGTTTTTACCTACAAAGAAATCAAAGTAGCTACAAGCAATTTTAAGGAAATTATAGGAAGAGGAAGTTTTGGTTCTGTTTACCTAGGAAGGCTTCCAAACAGAAAAGCGGTTGCTGTCAAAGTTCGGTTTGATAAATCCCAACTTGGGGTTGATTCTTTTATCAATGAG ATTCATCTGTTATCGAAAATCCGCCATCAAAATCTTGTGTCTTTGGAAGGATTTTGTCATGAATCAAAGCATCAAATATTGGTTTATGAATACTTGGCTGGTGGATCCCTGGCTGATCACCTCTATG GTGCAAACAGCCATAAAACTCCCTTAAGATGGATTCGGAGGTTGAAAATCGCTATCGATGCAGCAAAAG GATTGGATTATTTACATAATGGAAGTGAACCAAGAATTATACACCGCGACATCAAGTGTAGTAACATACTCTTGGACATGGATTTGAATGCCAAGGTCTGTGACTTTGGCCTCTCTAAGCAAGTAACTCAGACAGATGCAACTCATGTCACCACTGTTGTCAAGGGAACTGCTGGCTATCTAGATCCAGA GTATTACTCTACCCAACAACTTACTGAGAAAAGTGATGTATATAGCTTTGGAGTtgttcttttggaactcattTGTGGAAGAGAACCATTGATTCATTCTGGAACTCCTGATTCATTCAATTTGGTTTTATGG GCCAAACCCTATTTGCAGGCGGGCGCATTTGAAATTGTGGATGAAAGCATACAAGGAAATTTTGATCTAGAGAGTATGAAGAAGGCAGCATTCATAGCTATGAAGTCAGTGGAAAGAGATGTATCACAGAGACCACCTATTGCTGAAGTATTAGCGGAGCTAAAGGAGGCTTATGGTATTCAGCTCAGATTCCTTGAGTCTTATCAAAATGAGAGTTGA